In Bythopirellula goksoeyrii, a single window of DNA contains:
- the pyrH gene encoding UMP kinase: MTDSPGQTDGPYRRVVLKLSGESFAPPGERGISMEEVVHIASQTYRAMQQGVEIAIVIGGGNILRGAQFTAGNSSIQEATAHYMGMLATVINGLALQDALESLGCETRLMSAVKMDGVAEPYIRRRAKRHLEKGRIVIVAGGTGAPFVTTDTAAAQKALEIEADILMKATRVEGVYSEDPEKNPHAVLFRNLSFQEVRDQNLRVMDPTAIAQCMEHDLPILVFNYRVDGNIERAVRGEKIGTSVTSRKEAVSASGADI, from the coding sequence ATGACTGACTCGCCAGGACAAACCGATGGGCCCTATCGCCGGGTGGTTCTTAAACTCTCGGGTGAAAGCTTTGCTCCTCCCGGTGAACGCGGCATCAGCATGGAAGAGGTAGTTCACATTGCCTCTCAGACTTATCGTGCCATGCAGCAGGGAGTCGAGATAGCCATTGTGATTGGTGGCGGCAATATCCTGCGGGGAGCCCAATTCACGGCCGGCAACTCCAGCATCCAGGAAGCCACAGCCCACTACATGGGAATGCTGGCCACGGTGATTAATGGGCTTGCTTTGCAAGACGCGCTTGAGTCACTTGGGTGCGAGACGCGCCTGATGAGTGCCGTGAAGATGGATGGTGTAGCGGAACCTTACATCCGCCGCCGTGCAAAGCGACATCTCGAAAAGGGTCGCATCGTGATCGTCGCGGGGGGGACGGGTGCCCCATTTGTGACGACCGATACCGCGGCAGCTCAGAAAGCCTTGGAGATCGAAGCCGATATCTTGATGAAAGCTACGCGGGTTGAAGGAGTCTATAGCGAAGATCCCGAGAAAAACCCCCACGCGGTGCTGTTTCGCAATCTGAGTTTCCAAGAGGTGCGGGATCAAAACTTGCGTGTGATGGATCCCACCGCGATTGCCCAATGCATGGAGCACGACTTGCCTATTCTCGTGTTCAATTACCGTGTTGATGGCAACATTGAACGTGCCGTCCGCGGAGAGAAAATCGGCACTTCGGTTACCAGCCGCAAAGAAGCCGTGAGTGCATCAGGAGCTGACATCTAA
- the rpsB gene encoding 30S ribosomal protein S2 yields the protein MSTTLVKELVESGVHFGHRSSRWNPKMRPYIYARRNLIHIIDVRETIRGLLRAKKYLADVASHGSLILFVGTKRQAGETIQKAAEGCGMPYINDRWLGGTLTNFRTIRSRLSRLEELEHIRESEEINSYSKKMQSSLNREYRKMFQNLNGMRKMNRLPECMVIVDPKKEKNAVKEARKMGITTVALIDTDCDPDLIDLPIPGNDDSMRSIDLIINILADAIAKGKAESATAQQQQAEGAEPKNGQSAS from the coding sequence GTGTCAACGACTTTAGTCAAAGAGTTGGTTGAGTCCGGCGTACATTTTGGGCATCGCTCAAGCCGCTGGAATCCCAAGATGCGGCCCTACATTTATGCCCGCCGCAATCTGATCCACATTATCGACGTCCGCGAAACCATTCGCGGCCTGCTGCGTGCAAAGAAGTATTTGGCGGACGTGGCCAGTCACGGCAGTCTCATCTTGTTTGTCGGCACGAAACGACAAGCGGGCGAGACGATTCAGAAAGCAGCCGAGGGATGCGGAATGCCCTACATCAACGACCGCTGGTTGGGTGGCACGTTGACCAATTTCCGCACGATTCGCAGTCGGCTCTCACGGCTGGAGGAACTCGAACACATTCGCGAAAGCGAAGAGATCAATTCGTATTCCAAAAAAATGCAGTCCTCGCTGAATCGCGAATACCGCAAGATGTTTCAGAATCTCAATGGAATGCGAAAGATGAACCGTTTGCCGGAGTGCATGGTCATCGTCGATCCAAAGAAAGAGAAGAACGCCGTCAAGGAAGCCCGCAAGATGGGGATCACCACGGTCGCTTTGATTGATACCGATTGCGATCCTGATTTGATCGATCTACCCATCCCTGGCAACGACGACAGTATGCGTTCGATCGATCTGATCATAAACATACTGGCCGACGCAATTGCTAAGGGCAAAGCCGAATCCGCTACAGCCCAGCAGCAACAGGCCGAGGGTGCTGAGCCCAAGAATGGCCAATCCGCCAGTTGA
- a CDS encoding glycoside hydrolase family 3 protein, whose amino-acid sequence MNETSLSSAEVPLRDKLAQLMFVRIGSNLPPVRSVEEDAARIEDLLKECPLGGLLLFNGQQDSTAETLSHLQSVARSPLLIAADIERGVGQQLRGEVLFPHAMAFSALGDEAEKAAHEFARLTGLAARANGIHISFSPVADVNVDPRNPIIATRAFGAHAEEVGRLVAASVAGYKAGGILSTAKHFPGHGNTHEDSHHALPTVTASREELLACELIPFQNAIAEGVPLVMTAHVRFPGLDPSGVPATLSQPILIDLLRDTLGYQGVVASDSLLMEGVKSQCKSGGELALKAILAGVDLLLDVEDPLETLAAIETAVSEERLSLERVEEAFQRVRNLRQQLPPLDANREEIREQSHTLAKRVARDSIRQISADKPLLPFSSDKSFCAVLLRPHQSHLDPPEQTLGAAIRERFGNCHYFELGASASPEEYAQVLANVMSAEQILIAQIVKPAAWHQFGLLPAQDAFLKELTQSRDCVLASLGTPESLDEYPAAGTRLCAFSDVPVSQRALAESIVLKE is encoded by the coding sequence GTGAACGAGACTTCACTATCTTCTGCAGAAGTCCCACTGCGAGACAAGCTGGCCCAACTGATGTTTGTCCGAATCGGCTCGAACTTACCACCGGTGCGTTCAGTGGAGGAAGATGCCGCGCGGATTGAAGACCTTTTGAAGGAATGTCCGCTGGGTGGCCTGTTGCTTTTCAATGGTCAACAGGATTCCACCGCCGAGACTCTATCCCATTTGCAAAGCGTTGCTCGTTCTCCTCTATTGATTGCGGCGGACATCGAACGCGGAGTCGGCCAGCAACTCCGCGGCGAAGTGCTGTTTCCTCATGCGATGGCTTTTAGTGCACTGGGGGATGAGGCGGAGAAAGCTGCCCACGAATTCGCTCGCCTCACGGGGTTAGCAGCCCGAGCCAACGGGATCCATATCTCGTTCTCGCCGGTGGCCGATGTGAATGTCGATCCTCGCAATCCTATCATCGCCACGCGTGCATTTGGCGCACATGCCGAGGAAGTTGGCCGTCTGGTTGCGGCCTCCGTCGCTGGATACAAAGCGGGAGGGATTCTTTCCACCGCAAAGCATTTCCCCGGACATGGCAACACTCACGAAGACTCGCATCACGCGCTTCCCACAGTAACTGCCAGTCGCGAGGAGTTGCTCGCTTGTGAATTAATCCCCTTTCAGAACGCCATAGCCGAGGGAGTTCCGCTGGTGATGACTGCCCATGTGCGCTTTCCGGGGCTTGATCCAAGTGGAGTTCCCGCGACACTCTCGCAACCAATACTCATAGACCTGCTGCGAGATACGCTTGGATACCAGGGCGTGGTTGCGAGCGATAGCTTGCTGATGGAGGGAGTCAAATCGCAATGCAAATCTGGCGGTGAACTTGCCCTCAAAGCGATCCTAGCAGGGGTCGATCTATTGCTGGACGTCGAGGATCCTTTGGAAACCTTGGCCGCGATTGAGACAGCTGTAAGCGAAGAACGTCTCTCCCTGGAGCGAGTTGAGGAGGCTTTTCAGCGGGTTCGCAATCTCAGGCAACAGCTTCCCCCACTTGACGCAAATCGCGAAGAGATTCGAGAGCAATCTCATACTTTGGCGAAACGTGTGGCAAGAGATTCTATACGACAAATCTCAGCTGATAAGCCTTTGCTTCCTTTCTCATCCGATAAATCGTTCTGTGCGGTTTTGCTGCGGCCTCACCAATCGCATCTCGATCCGCCTGAGCAGACTTTGGGAGCGGCGATTCGTGAACGGTTTGGCAATTGCCACTATTTCGAATTGGGAGCAAGTGCCTCGCCGGAAGAGTATGCCCAGGTGTTGGCGAATGTGATGAGCGCCGAACAGATTCTGATTGCGCAAATCGTGAAGCCGGCAGCATGGCATCAGTTCGGCCTTTTGCCTGCTCAAGACGCTTTCTTAAAGGAGCTCACGCAGTCGCGCGATTGTGTCTTGGCTTCTCTAGGAACTCCTGAGTCTCTCGATGAGTATCCTGCAGCGGGTACCCGCCTTTGTGCGTTTAGCGATGTGCCCGTTTCTCAACGTGCACTGGCCGAATCGATTGTATTGAAGGAATGA
- the frr gene encoding ribosome recycling factor: MTQDEILLDTEERMEKAISKLKDDMTGIRTGRANPGLVDTVRVEVYGSPTPIKQIASVSAPEPTQIVIRPFDPSTIKEIEKGIIASDLGLAPQSDGKVIRLNIPALSGEVRRSMVSRIKDLTEESKVAIRNVRRDGNKHADQAEKDKTMSEDDRDSLKKEIQDLTKTYEDQANDIAKAKEAEVMDG; encoded by the coding sequence ATGACACAAGACGAAATCCTTCTTGATACTGAAGAGCGCATGGAAAAGGCGATCAGCAAGCTTAAGGACGATATGACCGGTATCCGCACCGGGCGGGCCAATCCTGGATTGGTAGATACCGTTCGGGTCGAAGTCTATGGTTCTCCTACTCCTATTAAGCAGATCGCGTCGGTGAGCGCACCCGAGCCGACACAAATCGTTATTCGACCCTTCGATCCCTCGACGATCAAGGAAATTGAAAAGGGCATCATCGCGAGCGACCTGGGGTTGGCGCCACAAAGTGATGGCAAAGTGATTCGGCTCAATATCCCGGCACTATCTGGGGAAGTTCGTCGCTCGATGGTTTCACGCATCAAAGACCTCACTGAAGAGTCCAAGGTTGCGATACGCAATGTCCGCCGAGATGGCAACAAACATGCCGATCAGGCCGAAAAGGACAAGACCATGAGTGAAGACGATCGGGATTCACTCAAGAAGGAAATCCAGGACCTTACCAAGACCTATGAGGACCAGGCGAACGATATTGCCAAGGCGAAAGAAGCCGAGGTGATGGATGGGTAG
- a CDS encoding HXXEE domain-containing protein: MNFLRKNWYYLGALLLVALAAALSFIWGEISTLRAMMLLSFMALLAHQFEEYAWPGGFPAVINLAVMPSGNKPDRYPLNRMTSLFVNVIFAYPFYLGSVIFCNQVWLGLGLVLFGMFQLGFHGIQINKKMQSIYNPGLFTAIVLFWPIGIYYMWYVADQNLSAWWMWPVGGAIAFAATFFGVYLPITHWFKDENSCYPFSPQEMARFRVEQKMNHLASNQQLVATPSSYSQGS, encoded by the coding sequence ATGAACTTTCTCCGTAAGAACTGGTACTACCTTGGTGCACTGCTCTTGGTGGCTCTGGCGGCAGCGCTGTCATTTATCTGGGGTGAAATTAGCACGTTGCGTGCAATGATGCTACTGAGCTTTATGGCATTACTCGCGCATCAATTTGAGGAGTATGCCTGGCCGGGTGGCTTTCCGGCAGTTATCAATCTTGCCGTGATGCCCAGCGGGAACAAACCGGATCGCTATCCGCTTAATCGGATGACATCGCTCTTTGTGAACGTGATCTTCGCCTATCCTTTCTATCTGGGCTCAGTAATATTCTGCAACCAGGTCTGGCTTGGTTTGGGACTGGTCCTCTTCGGGATGTTTCAATTGGGATTTCATGGCATCCAGATCAACAAGAAAATGCAATCGATCTACAATCCGGGTCTCTTCACGGCCATCGTCCTTTTTTGGCCCATTGGCATCTACTACATGTGGTACGTTGCTGACCAAAATCTCAGCGCCTGGTGGATGTGGCCAGTTGGAGGTGCTATCGCATTCGCTGCAACATTCTTTGGCGTGTATCTGCCGATCACACACTGGTTCAAAGACGAGAACTCTTGCTACCCCTTCAGCCCGCAAGAAATGGCTCGCTTCCGTGTTGAGCAGAAAATGAATCATCTGGCTAGCAACCAGCAACTCGTGGCTACGCCGAGCAGCTACTCGCAGGGAAGTTGA
- a CDS encoding AmpG family muropeptide MFS transporter: MSERPYSPEVSTTSRRQAWSWIPTLYFAEGVPYVVVMTVAVIMYKRMGVSNTEIALYTSWLYLPWVIKPFWSPLVDVLRTKRWWIVAMQLLIGAGLAGVAFTLPMSNFLQYSLAFLWLLAFSSATHDIAADGFYMLALPAHEQAWFVGIRSTFYRLAMIAGQGLLVMLAGALERTQDIPQAWATTFYLIAGFFVVCGLYHGFVLPRPVLDTPGTDRSAGQIAADFLETFVSFFKKPGIALSLAFLLLYRFSEAQLAKMASPFLLDPISKGGLGLSTEQVGVVYGTVGITMLTLGGILGGIVAARQGLKFWLWWMVAAINLPNAVYVFLSQVQPESLFAINLCVAIEQFGYGFGFTAFMLYMLYISRGKHETAHYAICTGFMALGMMLPGMLSGWLQEMIGYQHFFIWMMIATIPSFIVCGLVKIDPSFGRKASPEQLEATT; the protein is encoded by the coding sequence TTGTCTGAACGCCCCTATTCACCGGAAGTATCGACCACTTCTCGCCGGCAGGCTTGGAGCTGGATACCCACATTGTACTTTGCCGAGGGAGTTCCCTATGTGGTTGTGATGACCGTGGCGGTCATCATGTACAAACGAATGGGCGTTTCCAACACCGAAATCGCTCTCTACACGAGTTGGCTTTATCTACCTTGGGTGATCAAGCCTTTCTGGAGCCCCCTGGTCGACGTGCTGAGGACCAAACGGTGGTGGATCGTGGCGATGCAGTTATTGATCGGGGCGGGTCTTGCAGGCGTTGCGTTTACCCTGCCAATGAGTAATTTTCTGCAATACTCGCTCGCATTTCTATGGCTCTTAGCATTTAGTTCGGCTACTCACGACATCGCCGCCGATGGGTTCTACATGCTCGCTTTACCAGCGCACGAGCAGGCCTGGTTCGTGGGAATCCGCAGCACGTTCTACCGCCTGGCTATGATTGCAGGGCAAGGACTGTTGGTGATGCTGGCGGGGGCTTTGGAACGGACTCAAGACATTCCCCAAGCATGGGCAACTACTTTTTACTTGATCGCAGGCTTTTTTGTTGTTTGCGGTCTATATCATGGCTTCGTGCTTCCTCGACCAGTGCTAGACACGCCCGGTACGGACAGAAGTGCGGGCCAAATCGCTGCCGACTTCCTGGAAACCTTCGTATCATTTTTTAAGAAACCAGGCATAGCACTCAGCTTAGCATTCTTGCTTCTATACCGATTTTCTGAAGCTCAGCTTGCTAAGATGGCGTCCCCTTTTTTGCTAGACCCCATTTCGAAGGGAGGGCTGGGACTTTCGACTGAACAAGTGGGAGTGGTCTACGGCACGGTCGGCATCACCATGCTTACGCTGGGTGGAATTCTTGGTGGCATCGTCGCCGCGAGGCAGGGACTCAAGTTTTGGCTGTGGTGGATGGTCGCCGCGATCAATCTGCCCAATGCCGTCTACGTGTTTCTGTCACAGGTGCAGCCGGAGAGTCTCTTCGCAATTAACTTGTGCGTGGCAATTGAACAATTTGGCTATGGCTTTGGTTTCACAGCATTTATGCTTTACATGCTTTATATCTCGCGCGGCAAACATGAGACGGCCCACTATGCCATCTGTACTGGTTTCATGGCACTGGGGATGATGCTTCCTGGTATGCTCAGTGGGTGGCTGCAAGAAATGATCGGTTATCAGCATTTTTTTATCTGGATGATGATCGCAACGATTCCAAGTTTCATTGTTTGCGGACTTGTGAAGATCGATCCCTCTTTCGGTCGGAAGGCTTCTCCTGAGCAACTAGAGGCAACAACGTGA
- a CDS encoding redox-sensing transcriptional repressor Rex gives MSEESHTSRPNPSAIPGAVVSRLSLYLRELQHLIATGKETTSSSQLGRRLGFTDAQVRKDLAHFGHFGHPGIGYKCVELIGEIRKILGTDREWQVALVGVGNLGRALLGYRGFVQQGFRIVMAFDTDSAKVGTEIEGVEVSHLSQLGEVLKAKKIELGMVAVPAAMAQSVTDEFVAAGIKGIVNFAPVTLQVPEGVSMVGVDLARELEQVTFTVANKLANLNDQ, from the coding sequence TTGTCCGAAGAGAGTCACACTTCTCGGCCTAATCCGAGTGCTATTCCCGGGGCAGTCGTCAGCCGACTGAGCCTCTACTTACGGGAATTGCAGCACCTGATCGCGACAGGCAAGGAAACGACCAGTAGTAGTCAGCTTGGTCGTAGGCTGGGGTTTACCGATGCCCAGGTGAGAAAAGACCTTGCGCACTTTGGCCACTTCGGCCATCCCGGGATCGGCTACAAGTGCGTAGAGCTCATAGGTGAAATTCGCAAGATTTTGGGCACCGACCGCGAATGGCAGGTTGCATTGGTGGGGGTCGGAAATCTGGGCCGCGCCTTGCTGGGTTATCGAGGTTTCGTGCAACAGGGCTTCCGCATTGTGATGGCGTTTGATACCGATTCTGCGAAAGTGGGAACCGAGATCGAAGGAGTCGAGGTGAGTCACCTCAGTCAGCTCGGAGAAGTACTCAAGGCCAAGAAGATCGAGTTGGGGATGGTGGCTGTCCCCGCCGCTATGGCTCAGTCGGTCACCGATGAATTCGTCGCGGCAGGGATCAAGGGAATCGTGAATTTCGCCCCCGTGACCCTTCAAGTCCCCGAAGGAGTGAGCATGGTGGGAGTCGATTTGGCTCGTGAGCTAGAGCAGGTGACTTTCACGGTGGCGAATAAGCTCGCAAATCTCAATGACCAATGA
- a CDS encoding peptidylprolyl isomerase: MSHPDSVRTDAKVRPLSNRISRWLWKNQIGWIVAAAVILVLTLKFKQTDAPKTAKAATHSSVAASARTAAADGTASAIKKLPHDVMAIVNGKDISRKDLSDACVKRHGEEVLESLVNKRLILNHCEKRGIAITNQDIAAEIDRMAKRFQLSREQWLEMLEKERGITAQEYARDIVWPTLALRKLAEKNIQVSDAELSEAMEREFGETINARLIAVGTPELANEIRNKLLADSEQFARLAIEHSVDINSASVGGLIQPIRHHIGDAAIEQAAFELAPGQISEVLPVAGQFVILKCISRNPPRNVDPAEVRQQIVEKLTDEKLREASHELFAKLQEASTPINVYNNPQLRQTMPGVVATVNGDRITMKELGDECLLRHGEEVLESEISRMILEQGLKNANMVVTQEDMEAEVRHAAELSGVVDEHGKADLNKWFESIAQEQKIDRADYYRDAVWPSAALKKLTASKVQVTEEDIQKGFQANYGDRVRCRAIVLPTMRRAQEVWDKARRNPSVEYFGDLAAEYSIEPSSKALRGEVPPIQRFGGQPQLEEAAFQLQDGQLSGIIQVRDKFLILRCEGRTERVDVDASKVRDILVRDIYEKKLRMAMSDKFEEIRSSSRVDNFLAGTSQAPSDHSAKRHAPVRDDSAVRQTSGTVR, encoded by the coding sequence ATGTCTCACCCAGACTCAGTACGCACGGATGCAAAAGTACGCCCCCTCTCAAACCGGATCTCCCGTTGGCTCTGGAAGAACCAAATTGGTTGGATCGTGGCCGCGGCGGTAATCCTCGTATTAACACTTAAATTCAAACAAACGGATGCTCCAAAGACTGCCAAGGCAGCCACGCATTCAAGTGTAGCAGCTTCAGCGCGCACGGCTGCAGCAGATGGAACGGCCTCTGCCATCAAGAAGCTTCCCCATGACGTGATGGCAATCGTCAACGGCAAAGACATCAGCCGCAAAGACCTCTCGGATGCCTGTGTGAAACGACACGGCGAAGAAGTACTAGAGAGTCTGGTCAACAAGCGTTTGATTCTGAACCATTGCGAGAAACGAGGCATCGCAATCACCAATCAAGATATCGCTGCCGAGATTGATCGCATGGCCAAGCGATTCCAACTTTCTCGCGAGCAATGGCTTGAGATGCTGGAGAAAGAACGCGGGATCACTGCTCAGGAATATGCACGCGATATCGTGTGGCCGACGTTGGCGCTACGTAAGTTGGCGGAGAAAAACATTCAGGTTTCCGACGCTGAACTCAGCGAAGCCATGGAACGTGAATTTGGTGAAACTATCAATGCTCGACTCATCGCCGTAGGGACTCCAGAATTGGCGAATGAAATACGCAACAAGTTGCTTGCCGACTCCGAACAGTTTGCCCGTCTGGCAATCGAACACTCGGTCGATATCAACTCGGCCAGCGTGGGTGGATTGATCCAGCCGATTCGTCACCACATCGGTGATGCGGCAATTGAGCAGGCTGCGTTTGAGCTTGCTCCCGGTCAGATATCTGAGGTTCTTCCCGTCGCAGGGCAATTCGTGATTTTGAAGTGCATTTCACGTAACCCGCCACGCAATGTGGATCCCGCCGAGGTGCGGCAGCAGATCGTTGAGAAGCTTACTGACGAGAAACTGCGCGAGGCATCGCATGAGTTATTTGCCAAGCTACAAGAAGCTTCAACACCGATCAATGTTTACAACAATCCCCAGCTCCGTCAGACAATGCCGGGGGTTGTGGCCACAGTTAATGGCGATCGCATTACGATGAAAGAGCTGGGAGACGAGTGTCTGCTTCGTCATGGCGAGGAAGTACTAGAGTCGGAGATTTCTCGTATGATTCTGGAGCAGGGTTTGAAAAACGCTAACATGGTGGTTACCCAAGAGGACATGGAAGCCGAGGTGCGCCACGCCGCCGAGTTGTCTGGCGTGGTCGATGAGCATGGCAAAGCGGATCTCAACAAATGGTTTGAGTCGATCGCCCAAGAGCAGAAAATCGACCGAGCAGACTACTACCGTGATGCCGTTTGGCCCTCGGCGGCACTAAAAAAGCTAACTGCCTCCAAGGTCCAGGTGACCGAAGAGGACATTCAAAAAGGCTTCCAAGCCAACTACGGCGACCGAGTTCGCTGTCGAGCGATTGTGCTGCCCACCATGCGGCGAGCCCAGGAAGTTTGGGACAAGGCCCGGCGCAATCCTTCGGTCGAGTATTTTGGCGACTTGGCTGCCGAGTACTCCATCGAACCCTCAAGCAAAGCCCTTCGAGGCGAAGTGCCACCGATCCAACGGTTTGGTGGCCAACCCCAACTTGAGGAAGCCGCCTTCCAGCTACAGGATGGCCAGCTTTCGGGGATTATCCAGGTCCGTGATAAGTTCCTAATTCTCCGTTGCGAAGGTCGCACCGAGCGAGTCGACGTCGATGCGAGTAAGGTCCGCGATATTTTGGTCCGAGACATCTACGAAAAGAAGCTGCGGATGGCAATGAGCGATAAGTTTGAAGAGATACGCTCAAGCTCACGAGTCGACAATTTCTTGGCAGGAACTTCCCAAGCACCTAGCGACCACTCCGCCAAGAGGCATGCCCCGGTTCGGGACGATTCGGCCGTGCGGCAGACGAGTGGCACCGTGCGGTAG
- the tsf gene encoding translation elongation factor Ts: MPEITAAMVKKLRDETQLPMMECKAALKESEGDVEAAKRALREAGKKFMGKRQDRATEEGRIGIFASIADGVGAMVELQCESAPVAANEEFIQLAEDLAKQLATGPGAKTPEELWAQPSPSKKEMTLEDQRDELQNKIREVFRIARLERIDAPAGGFVHMAKIGVLLEVEGGTDELAKDVSLHVAAMNPRATTKEELDPEIVSKERELQKDRARQEGKPENIIEKMIEGRMKNFYAEHVLSEQPFVKDESQTVGNFAKAGGMKLKRFIRWQLGETSSSEAVDAA; this comes from the coding sequence ATGCCAGAAATCACCGCAGCCATGGTAAAGAAGCTGCGCGATGAGACGCAGCTACCGATGATGGAATGCAAAGCCGCACTGAAAGAATCGGAAGGTGATGTGGAAGCCGCCAAGCGGGCTTTACGCGAAGCCGGCAAAAAGTTTATGGGCAAGCGTCAAGACCGCGCTACCGAAGAGGGTCGAATTGGAATCTTTGCCAGCATTGCCGACGGAGTAGGTGCCATGGTGGAGTTGCAATGCGAATCGGCGCCAGTTGCCGCTAACGAAGAGTTTATCCAGTTGGCCGAAGACCTCGCCAAGCAATTGGCAACCGGCCCAGGTGCAAAAACGCCCGAAGAACTGTGGGCTCAGCCTTCGCCAAGCAAGAAAGAGATGACTCTCGAAGATCAACGAGATGAGCTGCAGAATAAGATTCGCGAGGTATTTCGCATTGCCCGGCTAGAGCGGATTGACGCTCCCGCGGGGGGTTTCGTCCATATGGCTAAGATCGGCGTGCTCCTGGAGGTCGAAGGGGGAACCGACGAATTGGCTAAGGATGTCAGCTTGCATGTGGCAGCTATGAATCCTCGTGCCACTACCAAGGAAGAGCTGGATCCCGAGATTGTCAGCAAGGAGCGAGAGCTGCAGAAGGATCGTGCCCGCCAAGAAGGCAAGCCGGAAAACATCATCGAAAAGATGATCGAAGGCCGGATGAAAAACTTCTATGCTGAACATGTTCTGTCGGAGCAACCCTTTGTGAAAGATGAGAGCCAAACTGTGGGCAATTTCGCCAAGGCAGGCGGAATGAAGCTCAAACGCTTCATCCGCTGGCAATTGGGAGAGACCAGTTCCAGTGAGGCCGTCGACGCGGCGTAA
- a CDS encoding 3'(2'),5'-bisphosphate nucleotidase yields MNSPIDCSKVRFAISAVREAAQLAQQVQKKLVTAAISKDDKSPVTVADFAAQAIVSKRLLDTFPQMGFVGEESSEALCTPESKESLEQITHFVRQLEPTATPDQVCAWIDRGAGEPTDEFWTLDPVDGTKGFLRGDQYAVALAFIRDGKVRVGALGCPELGAGIKPEKGGAGTIVVARCESGCFASLLTDEDAAWTKLSVSLESNIASARMLRSVEKAHTDTGGIGELVTALGVTADPVAMDSQAKYAVLAAGGGEINLRLLSPSRLDYREKIWDQAAGSICVEEAGGRVSDLDGKPLDFSHGRTLATNRGVLATNRILHDAMLAGLAEIGA; encoded by the coding sequence ATGAATTCTCCCATCGATTGTTCCAAAGTTCGATTTGCAATATCCGCGGTTCGCGAGGCAGCGCAGCTTGCGCAGCAAGTCCAGAAGAAGCTTGTGACGGCTGCAATCAGTAAGGATGACAAATCACCCGTGACTGTAGCTGATTTTGCTGCCCAGGCGATTGTTTCCAAACGTCTGCTGGATACGTTTCCACAGATGGGATTTGTAGGCGAAGAAAGCTCGGAGGCGCTGTGCACACCTGAGAGTAAAGAGTCGCTCGAACAAATCACGCATTTTGTCCGGCAGCTAGAACCGACCGCGACCCCTGACCAGGTGTGTGCTTGGATTGATCGTGGTGCAGGCGAACCAACTGACGAGTTCTGGACGCTCGACCCCGTCGATGGAACGAAAGGGTTTCTGCGCGGGGATCAATATGCCGTAGCTTTAGCATTTATTCGGGATGGTAAAGTCCGAGTTGGTGCGCTGGGATGTCCCGAATTGGGCGCTGGCATCAAACCAGAAAAGGGTGGCGCTGGAACAATCGTCGTAGCTCGTTGTGAGAGCGGCTGCTTTGCAAGTTTGCTAACCGATGAAGATGCTGCGTGGACAAAGCTCTCCGTCTCTTTAGAAAGTAACATTGCCTCGGCGCGCATGCTACGCAGTGTTGAAAAGGCCCATACGGATACGGGGGGCATCGGTGAGCTCGTCACCGCATTGGGCGTCACGGCTGATCCGGTGGCGATGGACAGCCAAGCCAAGTATGCCGTCCTTGCGGCAGGTGGCGGGGAAATTAACCTTCGTCTCCTATCTCCTTCGCGATTGGACTATCGAGAGAAAATCTGGGATCAGGCGGCTGGATCGATCTGCGTGGAGGAAGCCGGTGGTCGAGTCTCCGATCTCGACGGAAAACCGCTTGATTTCTCTCACGGGAGGACTTTGGCAACCAATCGTGGCGTGTTGGCCACGAATAGAATCCTGCATGACGCCATGCTGGCGGGGTTGGCTGAAATCGGTGCCTAA